In Ruania zhangjianzhongii, the following proteins share a genomic window:
- a CDS encoding helix-turn-helix domain-containing protein encodes MTQEETEAIVRYRIRGLRLARGWTLDTLARRCYLSPSTLSRIETGQQRLALEQLVSIARALGTSLDQLVEPEGNEDVVIRPEPESSGGTTLWLLSRERDRRGVTIAKMRITEEREQRGPQVHPGYEWFTVLSGTVRLQLGTRTILVQEGQAAEFSTMTPHAIEAHEGAVEILTIFDQDGEHAHLPGHRDD; translated from the coding sequence ATGACGCAAGAAGAGACCGAAGCCATCGTTCGTTACCGCATCCGCGGGCTGCGGCTAGCGCGGGGCTGGACGCTCGACACCCTCGCCCGGCGCTGCTACCTCTCCCCGTCCACGCTGAGCCGGATCGAGACCGGCCAGCAACGCCTCGCACTCGAGCAGCTCGTCAGCATCGCCAGGGCGCTCGGCACCTCGCTCGATCAGCTCGTCGAACCGGAGGGCAATGAGGACGTCGTCATTCGCCCCGAACCCGAGTCCAGCGGTGGCACCACGCTCTGGTTGCTCTCGCGGGAGCGCGACCGCCGGGGAGTCACGATCGCCAAGATGCGGATCACTGAGGAGCGAGAACAGCGCGGGCCGCAGGTACACCCCGGTTATGAGTGGTTCACCGTGCTCAGCGGAACGGTGCGGCTCCAGCTCGGCACCCGAACGATCCTCGTCCAGGAGGGGCAGGCGGCGGAATTCTCCACCATGACGCCACACGCGATCGAGGCTCATGAGGGCGCCGTAGAGATCCTCACCATCTTCGACCAGGACGGCGAGCACGCTCACCTGCCGGGGCATCGCGACGACTAG
- a CDS encoding metal ABC transporter substrate-binding protein has product MTDRLRPAAALVAVAGLLGAAACTPGDTGDGGTSVLASFYPLVFVAEEVGGPEVEVESLTPAGGDPHSLELSPAQIMQLDQADLVVYSAGLQAAVDEAIATQAPEDVIDAMAAAGLTGDTAESRDPHFWLDPTLLEPVATEVAEQLGAADPDHAQEYAARAEELVAELAELDQHYSDELAACQGAVLITSHEAFGYLADRYGLQQEGIAGIDPEVETSPARVREVGELVRDHEVRTLYFETIASPRVTEQLAAELDVDTAVLDPLESPPAEGDYLTAMTANLEALTSGLTCGD; this is encoded by the coding sequence ATGACTGACCGTCTCCGGCCGGCGGCCGCCCTGGTGGCGGTCGCCGGCCTGCTCGGCGCAGCGGCGTGCACTCCAGGAGATACCGGCGACGGCGGAACTTCCGTTCTCGCCTCGTTCTACCCGTTGGTGTTCGTCGCCGAAGAGGTGGGTGGACCGGAGGTCGAGGTGGAGAGCCTGACTCCGGCCGGAGGCGATCCGCACAGCCTAGAGCTGTCCCCGGCGCAGATCATGCAGCTCGACCAGGCGGATCTGGTCGTCTACAGCGCCGGACTGCAGGCGGCAGTGGACGAGGCGATCGCCACCCAGGCCCCGGAGGATGTGATCGATGCCATGGCGGCGGCCGGCCTCACCGGTGACACGGCCGAGAGTCGTGATCCGCACTTCTGGCTCGATCCGACGCTGCTGGAGCCGGTGGCGACGGAGGTGGCCGAGCAGCTGGGTGCCGCCGACCCCGACCATGCGCAGGAGTACGCGGCGCGGGCCGAGGAGCTGGTGGCCGAGCTCGCCGAGCTGGACCAGCACTACAGCGACGAGCTGGCCGCATGCCAAGGTGCCGTGCTGATCACCTCGCACGAGGCGTTCGGCTATCTCGCCGACCGGTACGGGCTGCAACAGGAAGGTATCGCCGGGATCGACCCCGAGGTCGAGACATCGCCGGCCCGGGTGCGCGAGGTGGGGGAGCTGGTCCGCGACCACGAAGTGCGCACGCTGTACTTCGAGACGATCGCCTCGCCACGGGTGACCGAACAGCTGGCCGCCGAGCTCGACGTCGATACCGCAGTGCTTGATCCACTGGAGAGCCCGCCCGCCGAGGGGGACTACCTGACGGCGATGACGGCCAACCTGGAGGCGCTCACCAGCGGACTGACCTGTGGGGACTGA
- a CDS encoding OsmC family peroxiredoxin, translating into MSIAVRSAQTTWAGSLAAGVGTLSNSSSGVLDDQKVTWAARTEGPGGKTSPEELAAAAHSSCYSMALSLKLGENQTPAQQLTVTASVTLDEVDGAPTVTTSALRVRAQVPGLDEAGFAKVVDDASALCPISRLFAGATITVDAALETA; encoded by the coding sequence ATGAGCATCGCGGTTCGGAGCGCGCAGACCACCTGGGCAGGCTCCTTGGCAGCGGGCGTCGGCACGCTGAGCAACAGCAGCAGCGGAGTACTGGACGATCAGAAGGTCACCTGGGCGGCACGCACCGAGGGCCCGGGAGGCAAGACCAGCCCCGAGGAGCTGGCCGCCGCCGCGCACTCCTCCTGCTACTCGATGGCGCTCTCGCTCAAGCTCGGTGAGAACCAGACGCCGGCGCAGCAGCTGACGGTGACGGCGAGCGTCACCTTGGACGAGGTGGACGGCGCACCCACCGTGACCACCTCGGCGCTGCGCGTGCGCGCCCAGGTCCCGGGGCTGGACGAGGCAGGCTTCGCGAAGGTTGTGGACGACGCCTCCGCGCTGTGCCCGATCTCGCGGCTGTTCGCCGGGGCCACCATCACCGTCGACGCCGCACTCGAGACCGCCTGA
- a CDS encoding TetR/AcrR family transcriptional regulator — MNESPRRGRPRDEHLQERIVEAVNSLLAEQGYDGVTFEAVARRCGASKASLYRRWSAKRDMVIAAIKAGPARHNTADRIDTGTLRGDLLALCRRLDRTLRAADSQTAMLLLQAGLEDPELCDAIETAVGPTGARLPVEMLEAAAARGELPPGVRPFGFEEVVGAALLLRRVNGLLVDDTYLAALIDTIVLPALHASAESRGPLPAGIFSGDPSSLSQPSPAS, encoded by the coding sequence GTGAACGAGTCACCCCGTCGTGGTCGCCCCCGAGATGAGCACCTGCAGGAACGCATCGTCGAGGCGGTGAACTCGCTCCTGGCGGAGCAGGGCTACGACGGTGTCACCTTCGAAGCGGTCGCTCGCCGGTGTGGCGCGTCCAAGGCGAGCCTGTACCGACGGTGGTCGGCGAAGCGGGACATGGTGATCGCTGCGATCAAGGCAGGACCGGCGCGGCACAACACCGCTGACCGGATCGACACCGGGACCCTGCGCGGAGACCTGCTGGCGCTGTGCCGCCGGCTCGATCGCACCCTGCGCGCGGCCGACAGCCAGACCGCGATGCTCCTGCTCCAGGCGGGCCTGGAGGATCCGGAACTGTGCGACGCCATCGAGACCGCAGTGGGACCCACTGGCGCCCGGCTGCCGGTCGAGATGCTCGAGGCCGCCGCAGCGCGCGGGGAACTACCGCCCGGCGTCCGCCCCTTCGGGTTCGAGGAGGTGGTCGGTGCGGCCCTGCTCCTCCGCCGGGTGAACGGCCTGCTCGTCGATGACACCTATCTCGCCGCCCTCATCGACACGATCGTGCTGCCGGCACTGCACGCCAGCGCCGAGAGCCGCGGCCCGCTTCCCGCCGGAATCTTCTCCGGCGACCCGTCCAGCCTTTCCCAGCCAAGCCCAGCATCGTGA
- a CDS encoding alpha/beta fold hydrolase, with translation MNALTIDGFTSRTLPGAGDVQIQVAVGGNGPAVVLLHGFPQTHYMWRHVARQLASTHTVIVPDLRGYGRSDKPAEDGPQTYSKRTMANDVVNITGALGFDHFGLIGHDRGALVAVRAGLDHPETIDYLGILDVLPTLDTWSVLHGVDAKVAWHLYLMAQPVGLPEKMIAAVAPEFFASFLDTWDTDGSTFTAQERDYYIDSAVAAVDSIVADYRASAGIDLDMDRADRADGRQLAMPVGVISQDWGAQLGFDAAALWRAWAPDLTYKATASGHFMAEENPGEVATFITTLARRQAATPPATSAAR, from the coding sequence ATGAACGCTCTGACCATCGACGGCTTCACCTCCCGCACTCTGCCCGGAGCAGGCGACGTCCAGATCCAGGTGGCCGTCGGTGGCAACGGGCCGGCCGTGGTGCTCCTGCACGGCTTCCCCCAGACGCACTACATGTGGCGGCACGTCGCCCGGCAGCTCGCCAGCACACACACGGTCATCGTTCCGGACCTGCGCGGCTACGGCCGCAGCGACAAGCCTGCCGAAGACGGGCCGCAGACCTACTCCAAACGCACCATGGCCAACGACGTCGTGAACATCACCGGGGCTCTCGGCTTCGACCACTTCGGCCTGATCGGCCACGACCGCGGAGCCCTGGTGGCCGTACGCGCCGGCCTGGACCACCCGGAGACCATCGACTACCTCGGCATCCTCGATGTGCTGCCGACCCTGGACACCTGGTCCGTTCTACACGGGGTGGACGCCAAGGTCGCCTGGCACCTCTACCTGATGGCGCAGCCGGTGGGCCTGCCCGAGAAGATGATCGCCGCCGTCGCCCCCGAGTTCTTCGCCTCCTTCCTGGACACCTGGGACACCGACGGGTCGACCTTCACCGCGCAGGAGCGCGACTACTACATCGACAGCGCGGTCGCCGCCGTCGACTCGATCGTGGCCGACTACCGCGCCTCCGCCGGCATCGACCTCGACATGGACCGGGCCGACCGGGCCGACGGCAGACAGCTGGCCATGCCGGTGGGCGTCATCTCTCAGGACTGGGGTGCGCAGCTCGGATTCGACGCCGCAGCGCTCTGGCGGGCCTGGGCGCCGGACCTGACCTATAAGGCGACCGCATCCGGGCACTTCATGGCCGAAGAGAACCCCGGGGAGGTCGCCACCTTCATCACCACCCTGGCCCGGCGTCAGGCCGCCACCCCGCCTGCGACCAGCGCCGCGCGCTAA
- a CDS encoding FAD-dependent oxidoreductase, producing the protein MSQRHTHSPHPGQEPWHDLPAGLAEHLEREARLSTPILDKALTAAATALATTPTTIVDLGAGTGAGTIALATRFPEARIHSLDVSAELLERLRTAAAAADVADRVHSHQVDLDGDWPAALPAEVDLVWAALSLHHVADPAKVLRQAGAALRPGGVLVLTELSGTETFEPADLGSGRPGLDDRLLSAPTGHSHPAATDWTGALAEAGFAPVQHHEHTFAASGQSPDGARYLMTRLQAHRDQLVDDASSDDRAAVDGAIDALDAGTSDLSFTAGRAVWVATRPEPAREQVEAEVVVVGGGSAGLAAAVALARSRRDVVVIDAGQPRNAPAEGAHNVLGNEGISPLDLLARGRAEAHAYGVRFMSGHATAASGAVDDFTIEVDGGSHLVHARRLVLATGLVDDLPDVPGVAQAWGHTVLHCPFCHGWEVRDQRIAILARDEVAVHQALLFRQLSEQVTLFLHQAAEPTEEQWEQLAALDVSVVRPRVERLVVDGTQVRAVEIEGGRTFEADAVVIAPKFHARTELFEGLGGEPTATPFGRQIQADQRGMTAIPGVWAIGNASEPMAMLMTATAAGVTAGAAVHGDLAFSDLGRAVQARRVRR; encoded by the coding sequence ATGAGTCAACGCCACACACATTCCCCGCATCCCGGTCAGGAGCCCTGGCACGACCTTCCCGCAGGCCTCGCGGAGCACCTCGAGCGCGAAGCAAGGCTGAGTACCCCGATCCTGGACAAAGCGCTCACCGCGGCAGCCACCGCATTGGCGACCACCCCCACGACCATCGTTGATCTCGGCGCCGGGACCGGCGCCGGAACGATCGCCCTTGCCACGCGATTCCCGGAGGCGCGTATTCACAGCCTGGACGTCTCGGCGGAACTACTCGAGCGACTCCGCACCGCCGCGGCGGCAGCCGATGTGGCAGACAGAGTCCACAGCCACCAGGTCGACCTCGACGGCGACTGGCCGGCGGCACTACCCGCTGAGGTGGACCTGGTCTGGGCGGCACTGTCGTTGCACCACGTCGCCGATCCCGCGAAGGTACTGCGGCAAGCAGGTGCGGCCCTGCGCCCTGGGGGCGTGCTGGTCCTCACGGAGCTGTCCGGTACAGAAACGTTCGAGCCGGCGGACCTGGGTAGCGGCCGTCCGGGTCTGGACGACCGTCTCCTGAGTGCACCGACAGGGCACAGCCATCCCGCGGCCACGGACTGGACGGGTGCGCTCGCTGAAGCCGGGTTCGCTCCCGTCCAGCACCACGAACACACCTTCGCCGCGTCCGGCCAGTCGCCGGACGGAGCCCGTTACCTGATGACGCGGCTCCAGGCCCACCGCGACCAGCTGGTCGATGACGCGTCCAGCGATGACCGAGCAGCTGTTGATGGCGCCATCGACGCACTCGATGCGGGCACGTCCGACCTCTCGTTCACTGCTGGTCGGGCGGTGTGGGTGGCCACTCGCCCGGAGCCTGCCCGCGAGCAGGTGGAGGCCGAGGTCGTGGTCGTCGGTGGTGGCTCCGCGGGGTTGGCAGCCGCCGTTGCGCTCGCCCGCTCGCGACGCGACGTCGTCGTGATCGATGCCGGGCAGCCGCGAAACGCTCCGGCCGAGGGTGCGCACAACGTGCTCGGCAATGAGGGGATCTCTCCGCTGGACCTTCTCGCGCGCGGGCGCGCGGAGGCGCACGCCTATGGTGTGCGGTTCATGTCCGGGCATGCCACCGCAGCCTCCGGCGCTGTCGATGACTTCACGATCGAGGTCGACGGCGGTTCCCACCTGGTCCACGCTCGTCGCCTCGTCCTCGCGACCGGCCTCGTCGATGATCTCCCGGATGTTCCCGGCGTAGCACAGGCATGGGGGCACACGGTGCTGCACTGCCCCTTCTGCCATGGCTGGGAGGTTCGTGATCAGCGCATCGCGATCCTGGCCCGCGACGAGGTAGCGGTCCACCAGGCGCTGCTGTTCCGCCAGCTCAGCGAGCAGGTCACACTGTTCCTGCACCAGGCGGCAGAGCCCACCGAGGAACAGTGGGAGCAGTTGGCCGCTCTGGACGTCTCCGTAGTGCGGCCCCGCGTCGAGCGCCTCGTCGTTGACGGCACGCAGGTCCGAGCGGTGGAGATCGAAGGCGGGCGGACCTTCGAGGCCGATGCCGTAGTCATCGCGCCGAAGTTCCACGCGCGGACCGAGTTGTTCGAAGGGCTCGGTGGTGAGCCGACGGCGACGCCGTTCGGCCGTCAGATCCAGGCCGACCAGCGCGGCATGACCGCGATCCCGGGGGTCTGGGCCATCGGCAACGCCAGCGAACCGATGGCCATGCTGATGACTGCGACAGCAGCGGGCGTGACGGCGGGAGCGGCCGTCCACGGCGACCTCGCCTTCAGCGACCTCGGCCGCGCCGTCCAGGCACGCCGAGTCCGACGGTGA
- the aztD gene encoding zinc metallochaperone AztD, with protein sequence MSTTSLLSRRRGTAIALFALAPFVLAACAEQPDPAGGAGPAETEQAAEPAEVAAVSPRLLLSYDGGIQVLDATTLETVGDLPADGFLRLNTAGNGRHALVSTGGGFQLLDAGAWAEPHGDHSHYYTAAPELTDITYAAEAPGHVISHDGQVSLFDDGTGAVTVLDAAQIAAGPEGSVLREYVTPAPHHGVAIALEDDSLVVTEGTEEERSSLLVLDAEGAEIAASDDCPGVHGAEVAADGAVVAGCEDGALVYRDGQITHADSPDDYGRIGNQAAAPNSPIVLGDYKSDPDAELERPTQVSLIDTRTAEVSLVELPASYSFRSLARGDDGEALVLGTDGAIHVIDPEAGELERSIPVIEAWEEPGEWQQPRPTIAVGGGTAYVSDPNAQAIYAVDLESGEVWNSAQLPVAGNELALISGDAEAAEHGDGGDAGHEHEDHEHEHGDGGDAGHEHEDEHEHEDHEHGDHEHEHEDHGHDD encoded by the coding sequence ATGTCCACCACATCTCTCCTCAGCCGCCGGCGCGGCACCGCTATCGCCCTGTTCGCTCTGGCACCGTTCGTCCTCGCAGCCTGTGCCGAACAACCGGACCCCGCCGGCGGGGCCGGCCCAGCCGAGACCGAGCAGGCCGCGGAGCCCGCCGAGGTGGCCGCGGTCAGCCCCCGTCTGCTGCTCAGCTACGACGGCGGAATCCAGGTGCTCGACGCCACCACCCTTGAGACCGTGGGGGACCTGCCTGCCGACGGCTTCCTCCGCCTGAACACTGCCGGCAACGGCCGGCATGCCCTGGTCTCCACCGGCGGTGGCTTCCAACTGCTCGACGCCGGAGCATGGGCCGAACCGCACGGCGACCACTCGCACTACTACACCGCCGCCCCGGAGCTCACCGACATCACCTACGCGGCCGAGGCTCCCGGGCACGTGATCAGCCACGACGGACAGGTGTCGTTGTTCGACGACGGCACCGGGGCGGTCACGGTGCTGGATGCGGCGCAGATCGCGGCCGGTCCCGAGGGGTCCGTGCTGCGCGAGTACGTCACGCCCGCGCCGCACCACGGCGTGGCCATCGCTCTCGAAGACGACTCCCTGGTGGTCACCGAAGGTACGGAGGAGGAGCGCAGCAGCCTCCTGGTGCTGGACGCCGAGGGTGCAGAGATCGCAGCCTCCGATGACTGCCCCGGAGTCCACGGCGCCGAGGTGGCTGCCGACGGCGCAGTCGTGGCCGGCTGTGAGGACGGTGCGTTGGTCTACCGCGACGGGCAGATCACCCACGCCGACAGCCCGGACGACTACGGCCGGATCGGCAACCAGGCCGCCGCCCCGAACTCGCCGATCGTGCTCGGGGACTACAAGAGCGACCCGGATGCCGAGCTGGAGCGGCCCACCCAGGTGTCTCTGATCGACACGCGCACCGCGGAGGTCTCGCTGGTGGAGCTCCCGGCCTCCTACTCCTTCCGCTCCCTGGCCCGCGGTGACGACGGCGAGGCGCTCGTGCTCGGCACCGACGGTGCGATCCACGTGATCGACCCGGAGGCCGGTGAGCTGGAGCGTTCGATCCCGGTGATCGAGGCGTGGGAAGAGCCGGGTGAGTGGCAGCAGCCCCGGCCCACGATCGCCGTCGGCGGCGGAACCGCCTACGTGAGTGACCCGAACGCCCAGGCGATCTACGCCGTCGACCTGGAGAGCGGCGAAGTGTGGAACAGCGCGCAGCTGCCCGTGGCCGGCAACGAGCTGGCACTGATCAGCGGGGACGCCGAGGCCGCTGAGCACGGTGACGGTGGCGACGCCGGCCACGAGCACGAGGACCACGAGCATGAGCACGGTGACGGTGGCGACGCCGGTCACGAGCACGAGGACGAGCACGAGCACGAGGACCACGAGCACGGGGACCACGAGCACGAGCACGAGGACCACGGCCACGATGACTGA
- a CDS encoding SGNH/GDSL hydrolase family protein produces MTASRRIMCFGDSLTWGWVPVEGGAPSWRYGPDQRWTGLLAAELGAEVAVIEEGLSARVAAGPDPTDPRLFAQDHLPSLLASHLPLDLVILMLGTNDAKAYLDRTPVQIAAGVSTLLGQVAASAGGVGTSYPAPQVLLVSPPPLAPMPHPWFAEIFAGGREKTLALPGLYRALADFTGVAFFDAGEATATNGVDGIHFSEQDNRDLAAGLTPVVRGLL; encoded by the coding sequence ATGACGGCCTCGCGCAGGATCATGTGTTTCGGCGACTCCCTCACTTGGGGGTGGGTACCGGTCGAGGGTGGCGCACCCAGCTGGCGCTACGGCCCCGATCAGCGCTGGACCGGACTCCTGGCGGCCGAGCTGGGCGCCGAGGTGGCGGTGATCGAGGAAGGGCTCTCCGCCCGGGTGGCTGCCGGTCCGGACCCGACCGATCCCCGCCTGTTCGCCCAGGACCACCTGCCCAGCCTGCTCGCCTCCCACCTGCCGCTGGACCTGGTGATCCTCATGCTCGGCACCAATGACGCCAAGGCGTACCTGGACCGCACTCCGGTGCAGATCGCCGCCGGCGTCTCGACGCTGCTCGGTCAGGTGGCCGCCTCGGCCGGGGGAGTGGGCACCAGCTATCCTGCTCCGCAGGTGCTCCTGGTCAGCCCACCGCCACTGGCGCCGATGCCGCATCCCTGGTTCGCCGAGATCTTCGCCGGGGGCCGGGAGAAGACCCTCGCGCTGCCCGGCCTGTATCGGGCGCTCGCGGACTTCACCGGGGTCGCATTCTTCGATGCCGGTGAGGCGACGGCCACCAACGGTGTGGATGGGATCCACTTCAGTGAGCAGGACAACCGGGACCTGGCCGCCGGGCTCACCCCGGTGGTACGCGGCCTCCTCTGA
- a CDS encoding HNH endonuclease signature motif containing protein yields the protein MVAQPLSTLPGHLPGEGSVLSDLVAIESGIDEGLLARAETLLDWVEEQEMAPFADLSSAELDAGLDPYAEAEVEEFLGRARTGGPLEGPPTGRPVAIAGEGAPMVSDLALVDLAVTLRRSVVSATRLVGGVCELAYRLPLVWARIRGGEVALWRGLRVAEKTIRLAWVAAADVDAELVSVVGSCSWALVDRCVQAAIERHRFEEEAADTEDDPRDAEPVEDDRGFDVHLRDAGNGDYLFTGSDSSGIGLIGAEGILEAADALDVEHAIRDLAQRLADAGSSEPLGARRAKALGMLARGEVALPVGDPPSATSTEGTGQSEQPGQTERPGQGERPGQGERPGQGAAFGLPAAPGTPTGPIATGPGGTGPIGTVPVAPGSRRQVLLVLHLSENAIGGLERVGRCENTLAPVSVDQIKAWCAGAKVKVQPVLDIADHHPVGTYEIPDRIRAQVSYRDTECIFPHCHTPVRSCDLDHVTPYPQGPTCACNLAPLCRRHHRVKTARRWAYVMVHPGSYYWRAPSGATYLVDAHGTHLLPDLTEEGAANRYRHRCPSESGLPTAGQQERPGVSRQRSRSRAGPRRSAGPPSRGSAAPLRGTERTSAGPDSPPTRPDPPPARPDPPPPF from the coding sequence ATGGTCGCACAGCCGCTCTCGACGCTCCCGGGTCACCTCCCGGGTGAGGGCAGCGTGCTGTCTGATCTGGTCGCGATCGAGTCCGGGATCGACGAGGGGCTGCTGGCGCGGGCGGAGACGTTGCTGGACTGGGTCGAGGAGCAGGAGATGGCCCCGTTCGCCGACCTGAGCTCGGCGGAGTTGGACGCCGGGCTTGATCCCTATGCCGAGGCCGAAGTCGAGGAGTTCCTCGGGCGGGCGCGCACAGGTGGTCCGCTGGAAGGGCCACCGACGGGACGTCCGGTGGCGATTGCCGGTGAGGGTGCGCCGATGGTCTCCGACCTCGCGCTGGTGGATCTGGCGGTGACGTTGCGTCGCAGTGTGGTCTCAGCGACTCGCCTGGTGGGTGGGGTGTGTGAGCTGGCCTACCGGTTGCCGCTTGTCTGGGCTCGGATCCGCGGCGGTGAGGTCGCACTTTGGCGAGGGCTCCGCGTGGCGGAGAAGACGATCAGACTCGCCTGGGTCGCTGCGGCGGACGTCGACGCCGAGTTGGTCAGCGTGGTCGGCTCGTGCTCGTGGGCGCTGGTGGACCGGTGCGTACAGGCGGCGATCGAGCGCCACCGTTTCGAGGAGGAGGCTGCGGATACCGAGGATGATCCGCGGGATGCTGAGCCGGTCGAGGACGACCGTGGCTTCGATGTGCACCTGCGCGATGCGGGGAACGGCGACTACCTGTTCACGGGCAGTGACTCCAGCGGTATCGGGCTGATCGGTGCCGAGGGCATTCTCGAGGCTGCTGATGCGCTCGATGTCGAGCATGCGATCCGGGATCTGGCGCAGCGATTGGCGGATGCAGGATCGAGTGAGCCGTTAGGGGCGCGGCGGGCGAAGGCGTTGGGGATGCTCGCCCGCGGTGAGGTGGCGCTGCCGGTCGGCGACCCGCCCAGCGCCACCAGCACCGAGGGCACCGGCCAGAGCGAGCAGCCCGGCCAGACCGAGCGGCCCGGCCAGGGCGAGCGGCCCGGCCAGGGCGAGCGGCCCGGCCAGGGTGCGGCGTTTGGCCTACCCGCGGCCCCCGGAACGCCTACCGGCCCGATCGCTACCGGCCCGGGCGGTACGGGTCCGATCGGTACTGTGCCGGTTGCGCCGGGTTCGCGTCGGCAGGTGCTGCTGGTGCTGCACCTGAGCGAGAACGCGATCGGTGGCCTGGAGCGGGTGGGACGGTGTGAGAACACCCTCGCCCCTGTCAGTGTGGATCAGATCAAGGCCTGGTGCGCCGGAGCGAAGGTCAAGGTCCAGCCCGTCCTGGATATCGCTGACCACCACCCGGTGGGTACCTATGAGATTCCCGACCGGATCCGAGCCCAAGTCTCCTACCGCGACACCGAGTGCATCTTCCCGCACTGCCACACCCCGGTACGCTCCTGCGACCTGGACCACGTCACCCCCTACCCCCAGGGTCCGACCTGCGCCTGCAACCTCGCGCCGTTATGCCGCCGCCATCACCGGGTCAAGACCGCCCGGCGGTGGGCCTATGTGATGGTCCACCCCGGCAGCTACTACTGGCGCGCCCCGTCGGGGGCCACCTACCTCGTCGATGCCCACGGCACCCACCTCCTCCCCGACCTCACCGAAGAAGGCGCCGCCAACCGCTACCGACACCGCTGCCCCAGCGAATCCGGGCTGCCCACTGCGGGTCAGCAGGAGCGACCGGGGGTGAGTCGCCAGCGGAGCCGGTCACGCGCTGGACCACGGCGGAGTGCCGGGCCGCCGTCGCGAGGCAGTGCCGCACCATTGCGCGGTACCGAGCGAACATCCGCGGGGCCTGACTCGCCGCCCACGAGACCGGATCCGCCACCCGCGAGACCGGATCCGCCACCTCCATTCTGA